Proteins encoded together in one Desulfosporosinus meridiei DSM 13257 window:
- the rpsJ gene encoding 30S ribosomal protein S10 has product MSQKIRIRLKAFDHKTLDQSAERIVETAKRTGAQVSGPIPLPTEKSIYTILRSPHVNKDSREQFEMRTHKRLIDILEPTPKTVDALMRLDLPAGVDIEIKL; this is encoded by the coding sequence ATGAGCCAAAAAATTAGAATTCGGCTGAAAGCATTTGATCACAAGACTCTTGACCAATCAGCAGAGCGTATTGTCGAGACTGCAAAACGGACGGGCGCACAGGTTAGTGGACCAATTCCGTTGCCTACGGAAAAAAGTATCTATACTATTTTGCGTTCGCCGCATGTCAATAAAGATTCACGTGAACAATTTGAGATGCGCACTCATAAACGGCTTATTGATATTCTTGAGCCGACGCCTAAAACGGTTGACGCTCTTATGCGTTTAGATTTGCCTGCAGGCGTGGATATCGAAATTAAGTTGTAA
- the rplD gene encoding 50S ribosomal protein L4: protein MPKVQVVNMQGAAVGEIELSDNMFGITPNVHVLHSAVVSQLASERRGTQSALLRGEVRGGGRKPWRQKGTGRARSGSTRSPLWRGGGVIFAPKPRKYGFKLPKKVRRLALYSALSSKVLEQQLIVLDTLSLSEVKTREIVKVLKALNVDKKAIIVMDNADEAVLRSARNIEGVKAMDVAGMNIVDLLHHDILVMTKAAVTKAEEVLA from the coding sequence ATGCCGAAAGTTCAAGTAGTAAATATGCAAGGTGCAGCTGTCGGAGAAATTGAACTCAGTGACAATATGTTTGGGATCACTCCGAATGTTCATGTTCTTCACTCAGCAGTTGTCTCGCAATTAGCCTCTGAAAGACGCGGAACTCAATCCGCTCTGTTACGCGGCGAAGTTCGCGGGGGTGGACGTAAACCGTGGCGTCAAAAAGGAACGGGCCGTGCGCGTTCTGGAAGCACTCGCTCACCATTGTGGAGAGGCGGCGGTGTAATCTTCGCTCCGAAACCACGTAAATATGGCTTTAAACTTCCTAAGAAAGTTCGTCGATTGGCTTTATATTCGGCGCTTTCATCGAAAGTGTTAGAGCAACAGTTGATTGTCCTCGATACATTAAGTCTGAGCGAAGTGAAAACACGTGAAATCGTGAAAGTGCTTAAAGCTCTTAATGTTGACAAGAAAGCAATCATCGTAATGGATAATGCAGATGAGGCAGTGCTTCGTTCTGCACGAAATATTGAGGGTGTCAAGGCTATGGATGTAGCTGGAATGAATATAGTAGATTTACTTCATCATGACATTCTTGTGATGACTAAAGCGGCAGTAACTAAAGCAGAGGAGGTGTTAGCGTAA
- the rplB gene encoding 50S ribosomal protein L2: MAIKTFKPTSPSRRNMTVSTFEELTRTEPERSLVKSLTKKAGRNNDGRLSVRHKGGGHKRKYRVIDFKRNKDGIPARVASIEYDPNRSANIALLYYQDGFKSYILAPNGLHVDQIVVSGPDADIKVGNALPLQNIPVGTVLHNIEMKPGKGAQMVRSAGGSAQLMAKEGSYATLRLPSGEMRMIRIECRATIGEVGNLDHENINIGKAGRSRWMGIRPTVRGSVMNPCDHPHGGGEGRNSIGRNPCTPWGKPALGAKTRKKKNPSNRFIVKRRSK, encoded by the coding sequence ATGGCAATAAAGACGTTTAAACCAACCTCTCCAAGTCGTCGTAACATGACTGTTTCGACCTTTGAAGAGCTGACTAGAACTGAACCAGAACGCTCATTAGTCAAATCACTGACTAAAAAAGCGGGTCGCAATAACGATGGCCGTTTAAGTGTACGCCATAAAGGCGGCGGACATAAACGTAAGTATCGTGTTATAGACTTTAAACGTAATAAAGACGGAATTCCTGCTCGTGTTGCGAGCATCGAATACGATCCAAATCGTTCTGCTAATATTGCGTTATTGTATTATCAAGATGGCTTTAAATCCTATATTTTAGCACCGAACGGATTACATGTTGATCAAATCGTTGTATCCGGTCCGGATGCAGATATTAAAGTAGGGAATGCACTTCCACTTCAGAATATCCCGGTTGGTACAGTGTTGCACAACATTGAGATGAAACCTGGCAAGGGCGCGCAGATGGTTCGCTCAGCTGGTGGATCAGCCCAACTTATGGCTAAAGAAGGTTCATATGCTACCTTAAGACTTCCATCAGGAGAGATGAGAATGATCCGTATTGAGTGCAGAGCTACAATCGGTGAAGTCGGAAATCTCGACCATGAAAATATCAACATTGGTAAAGCAGGAAGATCACGCTGGATGGGTATTCGCCCAACTGTTCGTGGATCTGTTATGAATCCTTGTGACCATCCACACGGTGGTGGAGAGGGCCGCAACTCGATTGGCCGCAACCCATGTACACCTTGGGGTAAACCTGCACTGGGTGCTAAGACCCGAAA
- the fusA gene encoding elongation factor G, whose translation MARQFSLENTRNIGIMAHIDAGKTTTTERILFYTGRVHKIGEVHDGAATMDWMVQEQERGITITSAATTCQWRNNRINIIDTPGHVDFTVEVERSLRVLDGAVAVFCSVGGVEPQSETVWRQADKYKVPRIAFINKMDRLGADFFRGVSMISDRLGANPVPIQLPIGVEENFKGIVDLVTMNSVIYTDDLGTTAEHSAIPEDMVDLATEYREKLIEAVSETSEELMMKYLEGEELTEQEIRDGIRRGVVGNKFIPVICGSAFKNKGVQPLLDAVVDYMPSPLDVPPINGVHPDTGAEDKRTASDTEPFSALAFKIMADPFVGKLAFFRVYSGILGAGSYVFNSTKGKRERIGRILQMHANHREDIQEVRSGDIAAAVGLKDTSTGDTLCDEKSPIILEKMVFPEPVISVSIEPKTKADQEKMGGALGRLAEEDPTFRMHTDIETGQTIIEGMGELHLEIIVDRLQREFKVQCDVGRPQVAYKETIRRAVKAEGKFVRQSGGRGQYGHCWVELEPLEPGSGFEFVNKVVGGVIPREYINPIGAGIEEAMANGILAGYPVLDMRATVYDGSYHDVDSSEMAFKIAGSMAFKAGALKADPVIIEPIEKIEVTVPEEYMGDVIGDISSRRGRIEGMEARGNTQVVRGYVPLSEMFGYSTDLRSATQGRGVYVMQFDHYEEVPKNIADGIIAKRQGS comes from the coding sequence ATGGCAAGACAATTTTCACTCGAGAATACACGCAATATAGGAATTATGGCTCACATTGACGCGGGAAAAACGACAACAACAGAACGTATCCTTTTTTACACCGGACGTGTGCATAAGATTGGGGAAGTTCACGATGGCGCTGCGACGATGGACTGGATGGTACAGGAGCAAGAACGTGGTATAACTATCACATCCGCTGCCACAACATGCCAATGGAGAAACAATCGGATTAACATCATTGACACACCAGGGCACGTGGACTTCACTGTGGAAGTTGAACGTTCCCTACGTGTACTTGACGGTGCTGTAGCTGTTTTCTGTTCGGTTGGTGGCGTTGAGCCACAATCCGAAACTGTTTGGCGTCAAGCGGATAAATACAAAGTTCCGCGTATCGCTTTTATTAACAAAATGGACCGCTTAGGAGCTGACTTCTTCCGGGGCGTATCAATGATCTCTGATCGTTTGGGAGCTAATCCAGTTCCAATCCAGTTGCCGATTGGTGTTGAGGAGAACTTCAAAGGAATTGTCGATTTAGTAACTATGAACTCGGTTATCTATACTGATGACTTAGGTACTACTGCGGAACACAGTGCGATCCCTGAGGATATGGTTGATTTAGCCACTGAATATCGGGAGAAGCTGATTGAAGCGGTTTCAGAAACCAGTGAAGAACTGATGATGAAGTACCTTGAAGGGGAAGAACTAACTGAGCAAGAAATTCGTGATGGTATACGTCGCGGTGTTGTCGGAAACAAGTTCATTCCTGTAATTTGTGGTTCTGCGTTCAAAAACAAGGGCGTACAACCTCTGCTCGACGCAGTTGTAGATTATATGCCATCCCCTCTTGACGTTCCTCCAATTAATGGTGTGCATCCTGATACCGGGGCTGAAGACAAGCGGACAGCATCTGATACCGAGCCTTTCTCAGCCCTGGCCTTTAAGATCATGGCCGACCCATTCGTTGGAAAACTCGCTTTCTTCCGGGTCTACTCAGGAATTTTAGGTGCAGGTTCTTATGTCTTCAACTCAACTAAGGGAAAACGCGAGCGCATTGGACGCATACTCCAAATGCACGCTAACCATAGAGAGGATATTCAAGAAGTTCGCTCTGGTGATATCGCTGCTGCCGTCGGATTGAAGGACACTTCAACCGGGGATACTTTATGTGATGAGAAAAGTCCGATCATCTTAGAGAAAATGGTGTTTCCGGAACCTGTTATCTCAGTCTCGATTGAGCCTAAGACTAAGGCAGACCAGGAAAAAATGGGTGGAGCTCTCGGCCGCTTAGCGGAAGAAGATCCAACCTTCAGAATGCACACTGACATAGAAACCGGGCAGACTATTATTGAAGGTATGGGTGAGCTTCATCTGGAGATCATCGTTGACCGTCTGCAGCGTGAATTCAAGGTTCAGTGTGATGTTGGTCGACCACAAGTTGCTTATAAAGAAACTATTCGTCGTGCTGTTAAAGCTGAAGGAAAGTTCGTACGTCAGTCAGGTGGTCGTGGACAATACGGTCACTGTTGGGTCGAACTGGAACCGCTTGAGCCCGGTAGTGGTTTTGAATTTGTTAACAAGGTTGTCGGGGGTGTTATTCCGAGAGAATACATCAACCCAATTGGCGCGGGTATTGAAGAAGCAATGGCTAATGGTATACTCGCTGGTTATCCGGTTCTCGACATGCGTGCAACAGTTTATGATGGTTCATATCATGATGTTGACTCGTCTGAAATGGCATTTAAGATTGCTGGATCTATGGCCTTTAAAGCTGGTGCACTCAAGGCAGATCCCGTAATTATTGAACCCATTGAGAAAATCGAAGTGACCGTTCCCGAGGAATATATGGGAGATGTCATTGGGGATATTAGTTCACGTAGAGGTCGGATTGAAGGTATGGAAGCACGGGGCAACACTCAGGTTGTTCGTGGATATGTTCCACTCTCTGAGATGTTCGGTTATTCCACCGACTTACGTTCTGCAACTCAAGGCCGAGGGGTCTATGTAATGCAGTTTGACCACTACGAGGAAGTTCCTAAAAACATTGCGGATGGTATTATTGCTAAACGCCAAGGGTCATAA
- the rplW gene encoding 50S ribosomal protein L23: protein MRDARDVLKSPVISEKSVGLVEENKYTFWVDPAANKIEIKAAVEKMFKVTVVEIRTLSVKGKMKRVGKYQGKTSDRKKAIATLKAGDKIENFAGL, encoded by the coding sequence ATGCGCGACGCACGTGATGTCCTCAAAAGTCCAGTAATCTCCGAGAAGTCTGTAGGACTTGTCGAAGAAAATAAGTACACCTTCTGGGTAGATCCTGCAGCGAATAAAATCGAAATCAAAGCTGCGGTCGAAAAGATGTTTAAAGTAACCGTGGTTGAAATCCGCACATTATCTGTTAAAGGAAAAATGAAACGGGTTGGAAAATATCAAGGCAAGACATCGGACCGCAAAAAAGCGATTGCTACGCTAAAAGCTGGAGATAAGATTGAAAACTTCGCGGGCCTATAA
- the rplC gene encoding 50S ribosomal protein L3, translating to MSKGILGKKIGMTQVFTDEGRVVPVTVVEAGPCPVVQKKTMATDGYNAIQVGFSILRDGLSNKPQKGHFSKASLKPMRYVREFRVNDVDSYEIGQEVKVDLFSVGDKIDVVGKSKGKGFEGMIKRNGASRGPMAHGSKYHRRSGSLGAKGPARVFKGRVLPGRMGGERVTVQNLEVIRVDVDKNLILIKGAVPGANKSLLILKPSVKAK from the coding sequence GTGTCAAAAGGAATTTTGGGTAAAAAAATTGGTATGACTCAGGTATTTACGGATGAAGGACGTGTGGTTCCGGTTACTGTTGTTGAAGCAGGACCCTGTCCGGTAGTTCAGAAGAAGACGATGGCTACAGATGGCTACAATGCTATTCAGGTGGGCTTTTCCATTCTTCGCGATGGCTTGAGCAACAAGCCTCAAAAGGGACATTTCTCAAAGGCTTCACTAAAGCCGATGCGCTATGTTCGTGAGTTTCGTGTTAACGATGTTGATAGCTATGAGATTGGTCAAGAAGTTAAAGTTGATCTATTCTCAGTTGGCGACAAAATTGATGTTGTAGGCAAATCAAAGGGAAAAGGGTTTGAGGGCATGATTAAGCGTAATGGCGCCAGTCGTGGACCGATGGCTCATGGTTCCAAGTATCACAGACGTTCAGGTTCCCTTGGCGCGAAAGGCCCGGCTCGAGTTTTCAAAGGTCGTGTGCTGCCAGGACGTATGGGTGGCGAACGTGTAACGGTACAAAATCTGGAGGTTATCCGGGTTGATGTGGATAAAAACTTGATCTTGATTAAAGGGGCTGTCCCTGGAGCGAATAAGTCGTTGCTCATTCTGAAGCCTTCTGTCAAGGCGAAGTAA
- the tuf gene encoding elongation factor Tu, which translates to MGKAKYERTKPHVNVGTIGHVDHGKTTTTAAITIVLSKHGGAVATAFDQIDKAPEERERGITISTAHVEYETDNRHYAHVDCPGHADYVKNMITGAAQMDGAILCVSAADGPMPQTREHILLARQVGVPSIVVWLNKVDMVDDPELIELVEMELRELLTAQEYDGDNVPIIPGSGLKALQCGCGSRDCEWCGKIWNLMDAVDSYVPTPERDTDKPFLMPVEDVFTITGRGTVATGRVERGVVKVGDEVEIVGLSEASRKSVVTGVEMFRKLLDQAQAGDNIGALLRGVERKDIERGQVLAKAGSIKPFTKFTGEVYVLTKEEGGRHTPFFHNYRPQFYFRTTDVTGVITLPEGTEMVMPGDRVTIEVELITPIAMEEGLRFAIREGGRTVGSGIVAKIAAK; encoded by the coding sequence ATGGGAAAAGCTAAATACGAACGTACAAAACCTCATGTTAACGTAGGAACCATTGGTCACGTTGACCATGGTAAAACTACAACAACGGCAGCAATTACCATTGTACTATCAAAACACGGTGGCGCTGTGGCAACTGCCTTTGATCAAATCGACAAGGCTCCTGAAGAGCGTGAGCGTGGAATCACCATTTCCACAGCACACGTTGAGTATGAAACAGATAATCGTCACTATGCTCACGTGGACTGCCCAGGACACGCTGACTATGTTAAAAACATGATCACTGGTGCAGCGCAAATGGACGGCGCAATCCTCTGCGTTTCCGCGGCTGATGGCCCAATGCCACAAACCCGCGAGCACATCCTCTTAGCTCGTCAAGTAGGTGTTCCCAGCATTGTTGTTTGGCTGAACAAAGTCGACATGGTTGATGACCCGGAACTTATCGAGCTCGTTGAAATGGAACTTCGCGAACTTTTAACTGCTCAAGAATATGATGGAGACAATGTTCCCATTATTCCTGGTTCAGGCCTCAAAGCTCTTCAATGTGGCTGCGGAAGCCGTGACTGCGAATGGTGCGGAAAGATCTGGAACCTTATGGATGCAGTTGATTCCTATGTACCAACCCCAGAGCGCGATACAGACAAGCCTTTCTTAATGCCTGTCGAGGATGTATTCACGATTACTGGTCGGGGTACTGTTGCCACCGGTCGTGTTGAGCGTGGTGTGGTTAAAGTCGGCGACGAAGTTGAAATCGTTGGATTGTCCGAAGCTTCCCGTAAAAGCGTCGTAACCGGCGTTGAGATGTTCCGCAAATTGCTTGATCAAGCTCAAGCAGGAGACAACATCGGAGCACTTCTCCGTGGTGTTGAGCGTAAAGACATCGAGCGCGGTCAAGTATTAGCAAAAGCTGGATCCATCAAACCATTCACCAAGTTTACTGGCGAGGTTTACGTTCTCACTAAAGAAGAAGGTGGACGTCATACTCCTTTCTTCCATAACTATCGTCCCCAATTCTACTTCCGTACAACTGACGTTACTGGTGTAATCACCCTTCCAGAGGGTACTGAAATGGTTATGCCTGGAGACCGTGTAACGATTGAAGTTGAACTTATCACTCCAATCGCTATGGAAGAAGGACTCCGTTTCGCTATCCGTGAGGGTGGCCGTACAGTTGGTTCAGGTATCGTAGCAAAAATTGCTGCTAAATAA
- the rpsG gene encoding 30S ribosomal protein S7 — protein sequence MPRKGYVAKRDVLPDPIYKNQTLTKFINQIMLDGKKGTAEAICYGAFNMIQEKSGKDPLEVFGTALKNVMPVLEVKARRVGGANYQVPIEVRAERRTTLALRWLVAMARKRGEKTMQEKIAGELLDAANNTGGSVKKKDDMHKMAEANKAFAHYKW from the coding sequence ATATGTTGCTAAACGGGATGTTCTGCCAGATCCGATTTACAAGAATCAAACTCTGACAAAGTTCATCAATCAAATTATGTTAGATGGTAAAAAAGGTACGGCCGAAGCTATCTGCTATGGCGCTTTTAATATGATTCAGGAAAAGTCGGGAAAAGATCCCCTTGAAGTTTTTGGTACTGCGCTAAAAAATGTTATGCCGGTACTAGAAGTTAAGGCTCGTCGTGTTGGCGGAGCTAACTATCAGGTTCCCATCGAAGTACGTGCTGAGCGTCGTACAACATTAGCTCTTCGCTGGCTTGTCGCTATGGCTCGTAAACGAGGCGAGAAGACAATGCAAGAGAAGATTGCCGGTGAATTGCTCGATGCCGCTAATAATACTGGCGGATCAGTGAAGAAAAAAGATGATATGCACAAAATGGCTGAGGCCAACAAGGCTTTTGCGCATTACAAGTGGTAA